CAATAAAATCATGCCTACGATGGGTTATCTCTTAgtcttatcttcaataactagaaATTTCTAAAAACATGATGAGACAtaattgtgctaagagatcatctcttaaataagagaagaTAATCATTTTCTTATGATTTCTCTCTCCTCCACCTCATTGTTTATCTTATGTGGCACTCCGAAGATAGCACCATTGTAGATGCTCTTAACATGTTAGTCAATTCCGGCCTTTCAAGGGATGATTAATCTCTAACGTTCTTATCTAGTTGTTTGATCAGTGAGTACAATATGAGCATATACATGCAATTTAAGTGCAAATTATAATATTCTCAAAGTTACACAACCATAATCATGTCCTAGTTTTTGAGGACCAGACTTTCCTGGTACTCACACATTTATTGAGGACTAGGCTCGGTGCGTAACCGAGATTAAAAATCCTAGTACTCATACTTAAAAGGTCGTATGCATCCCTAGTTGGTGCAGAGGCCGGGGAAGTGAAATTCTCCCCCAATTTTAGACACATCTCGTAGCTGAGCTCCTCCTCCCCCCCCCAACCCGTGGGCAGCGCCACCCCGCACCGGGGAAACCCCGTCGGCCGCCTCCAGTAGGCGCCAGCGGCCCCCACCTCCCGCCGCCGTCGCTAGGGGTGTCGCAGGCTAAGCCTACGCCCGTAGCGGCGGCGACGACAATCCTCCTAGGCCCGCAATTGGATCTAGGTGGCGGTGTTCTACTCCGGTCGAATCAAGGGCGGTGGCGCAGGCCGACGACGACCAGGGTCGGCATGCTGGAGCCGGCGATGGTGAGATCTCTGCGACGGCAGCTAGGGCGCCCGATCTGGGCCCAGATGGGCTTCAACGAGCCGCTCCACACGCAATCGTGCATCTTCGCTAATCCGGCTACGTCAAGCGGCGTCTTGGTTGGACCTGCAACACGAGGGCGTCGGGGGCTCTGGCCCTAGACGCGGCAGTGGTGGCCATCTCCTTCGCCGGAGGTGGTCGGCCTGACGCTAGATGGGCAGATCTCGAGATCCATCATCTAACTACGGTTGCGAGTCGGGAAGACATAGTTGCCGGTGAAAACTGAGCCGATGGCAGGTAATGGCGGCGTTCTGtgtcgttaccttgatgaaggcatcgtcgtgTAACTATTGTCGATGCATTCGTgctgctccgggggaaaccctagaatCTGGTTTTCCAGATCCGACGATGGCGGCACTGCAGTGTCGTTTCTTGCTTGGAGTcatcgtttgtggagcagcgctggaagtcagaggcaggaggtggagtgGCTTCATCTTGCATggagcttcggtggagatgtcaagtcatgcctggccGACAGGTGTTACGCCgtgtcatgcctggtcggcaggtgctacgcacgacagatctttCAAAGACTTGAAGTTGTGTCGGCTGGTGGTACTTGGCGACATGCTGCTGAGGTGTACCGGTAGCGACCGCGACGTGCTCAGTAGTTCGCGCGCAGGGAGGTGGTGCTattgggcgccgtggtggcgtcgacggcaacTAGACCGGGCAAGGATGATGCGTCAGTACAGCTCTAAAGATGGAATggtggcagttggcggcggcggcctctaaGAGGGCGCCGGACCGGTGTGTGCCCCGTACCTGGTAAGTGGCTTGGTTGGggtctcaggtcttagatgttaggcttgATTGCGAGGTATGTGGTATTAGGCCCGGACTATGAGCATCCTTccatcaactggataggagtagcgacagatgttgtcTAGATGGTGGCTTCAGACTTACTGCTGTATTTTTTTGTAAGATCTTTTGTGAATATcaataaagtggctgcatgcattgcccagatgcagaggccggaggtcttcctccttttctaaaatAAACAAATATGGAGAAAATATCTCTTTCTCGAACAATTGCGATAATCTTATAGTTGAACAAACAAATTACCACGTGCATATGAAAACATACTCTATCCATGATCTTAATCATGTCCCAGGCTCCCAGAATAAACCAAGCACGTGCAGTGCTGTATAGGTTCACCTGCGTAAAAGAGAAGCCCTCTGTTCTTTCCTGGTTTTGGCGCGAACCACGGCCACCGTTCAGAAATTTCTATATTTGAACGAGCGCTCCTCGTGCTTCTCCAATCTCCCAACCCAAACAAGGCACACCCGCTGTATAGAATTATAAGCTCGCGACGACACAATGGGCACAAAGGGAAGGGAGGGTGCACCATTCCATTCTCCACAAGATCGTAAGAAGGAAGAATGAGGGGCATCTTCTCTCTGACAATGGCGCCGCTCCTCCGCCCTGGCGCCCTCGCCGCGGCGCTACTCGCCCTCGCCGTCGTCGGGGTGGCGCAGGGCCAGCAGGTGGGACTCTTGAGGGTGCCGAACAGGTCCCCGCCCACCAAGGCAAACATGGACAGGGTGGTGCTCCCCGTGGACAATGCCGGGGGATTCGCCGGTTTGTGGAACATCCTGAGCGAGAACGCGGGCGTGTCCGCGATGCACCTGGCGGTGATGCGGCACGGCAAGGCCGTCATGTTCGACACGACCACGACGGGGCCGTCGCTCATGCAGCTGCCGGCAGGGAACTGCCGCGTCGACCCCCGGAGCGACCCGCCGGGCGGCATGGACTGCTCGGCGCACGCCGTGGAGTTCGATTACAACACTGGCGCGGTCCGGCCTCTCAAGGTTGGTTTGCTTGGCTGATTGTTCGCCGCGCCGATTTGCTTCTCGCGTGcatgctgttcatcgggagcgtGCCTGCAGATCTTAACCGATACGTGGTGCTCGTCGGGAGCGTTCGACGTGGACGGCATGCTGGTGCAAACGGGCGGCTACTTCGAAGGGGTGAAGGTTGTGAGACGCCTGAACCCACAAGGAAATGCCGACTGGGTCGAGTTCCCCAATACCTTGGCCGAAGGAAGATGGTACTCCTACGTACATAGTCTAGCTAGCTAATGAGTAGAGTCGTGCTTCATGATTTAGCTAGCTATATTAATCAACCAATTTTCATATGTGGAATTAAGTAATACTCTACTAATTGACAGTAGTATAACAGATATGATCAAGAAGGAATTTACAACTGGTTCTTGCATGCATGAGCTCGCAGGTACGCAACGCAGCAGGTGCTCCCGGACGGCCGCTTCATCGTGGTCGGCGGGCGGCGATCGTTCAGCTACGAGTTCGTCCCGGCCGCCGGCCAGTTGAACACCCAATTCACTCCCCTCCCGCTTCTTCAACAAACGACAGATGACGTGGAGAACAACCTGTACCCCTTCGTCCACCTCCTCCCGGAGGGGACCGTCTTCCTCTTCGCCAACGACCGCTCCATCGTTTTCGACCCCCAGAACGGGCAGGTCCTCCGCGAGCTCCCGAAGCTCAACGGCGGTGCACGGAACTACCCTGCCTCCGGCATGTCCGCTCTGCTTCCCCTCGATCTCCGCCGCGGTGAGAGGCTGAGCGCGGAGGTGATAGTGTGCGGCGGCGCCCCCAAAGAAGCCTTCAAGCTCGGCGAGGCCAACAAGTTCCCGCACGCGCTCCGGGACTGCGGGCGCATCAACCCGTCTAAGCCCGGGGCGCGGTGGGCGATCGACTTCATGCCAGTGGGCCGCGTGATGGGCGACATGCTCATACTGCCCACCGGAGACCTCCTGCTGCTCAACGGCGCCGCCCAGGGCTGCTCGGGGTGGGTTTTCGCCCGGGAACCGGTGCTGACCCCGCTTCTCTACTCTCCGCGGAAACGACGGGGCGCGCGGTTCCGCGCCCTGGCCGCGTCCAACATCCCACGCATGTACCACTCCAGCAGCGCCGTGCTGCCCGACGCCACCGTGCTCGTGGCCGGCGGCAACACCAACTCGGCCTACAACTTCTCTGGCGTCGACTTCCCGACGGAGGTGCGCGTCGAGCGGTACACCCCGCCGTACCTCGCCCCGGAGCTTGTCGCCACCAGGCCGGAGATCGACCTGGCGTCGGTCCCAGCGAACGGGGTGAAGTACGGGGACAAGCTCACGCTCAGGTTCACGTCGCGCGGGCCAGCCGTGACCGAGGCCGACATGAAGGTGACCATGTACGCGCCGCCGTTCACCACACACGGCTTCTCGCAGAATCAGCGGCTGCTGGTACTGCAGGTCACCGCGTTCAAGCCAGAAGGGAACAAGTACAAGATCACGGCCCAGACGCCGTCCAAGCCGACGCTCGCGCCGCCAGGCTACTACTTGGTGTTCGTTCTGGTCAAGGGGGTGCCGAGCAAAGCCGCTTGGGTGAAGATACACCCCTGATGAGCTGACTCTCCGGGTGCATGCATGCTGTTCAGATGGCGACTGGCACGACGATATGCCATAGAGTAACAGCATGCCCGCGGCCCGCCAAGCAAAAGATTTCCATGGGGCGTAGGCAGTCCACACCGCCCATATGGTCTCTCCAAATGTACTTTACTAGTGCACAAATATATATTTACACTAGAGACTTGGGTCGAAAAGGTTAATCGATCCAAACTGCAACTTTGTAGTGTGCTTAGTCTTGTAAAGCGGAAGAACGCAGAGTAAAAGTGTACGTGAAATCAATTCTTTTTGTTTTTGATTTCGTAACTCTTGTATTGGTTGTGGAGAGCAATATGAACAATTCTCCACTTATAACAGACATGGTGTCACTAGCATTCAAGTTccatttgtttctttactatactcAGATTTTTCTTGCGCACATGCAGTACATAAACCCAAAACCTCAGAGATACCAGGCGGGGAATAAAAACACAACTTGACTTCTCCAACGAATGGGAACATTAGTCGGAATGGATTTTTAGGCCTTCGATTTGATTGGTGAAAAATGTGCCGTGCCGTACTATATCATAAAATATTCACAGTCGAATGAATTTTCTTGGCATATATTTTTGTGGCATATTGTACACATGTCAGTGCTTACATTGATGACCTAAGTTTCTCTGCCAAGCTTATATTCCCATGCGAGTGAGTAGCATTTCCAACATTCCTTTTGTCCTTTTTAATCTTTATCGATGGAATGCTTATATGCCCTATCCTCTATTACTAAATAGTTGTATAGAAATGCTAACTGGCAAACGTTCgctaggaaggaactcccagcgAACGCCCTCACAACGTTTGATTGAGATCTTTTGGTAGTTTTTTAAAAATAATGTCTTCCACGAAGGAATTCCCATGCTAGTCTAAAGAAACTGCCACCCCCTATAGCTAAAATTGCCATAGAAATCATTCGCAAATGCCATCTTCCCCAGCGAATATTCGCCAGCTATTGAAGTCCATAGATGTAACATATTAAACTACATCTTAAGATGAATCTAATTGCATATTTTTCTCCAAATACTAAAATAAGTTGTGACTTAAACACTCTCCAATGGCTAGGTTTATATGTCCCCTCTCTTCTGCCGATCCTCTACGAGAGTACAAAGTATCTAAACTATCAAAAATCCGACGCTAAGTAATCCGTGAagacaaccccccccccccccccccccaacataTCTTAATGGGACCGACCCATCTGGATCTTTTCACTTTGGTTTTCCGCTTTTTGGTTGTTTCATTTTCCAGATTTTTTTATTACCTTTCCCATTTTTATATTTTTGGTACCTTACTTTTTTATGTTTTCTTTAATCTTTTTCCCTTTTTAATTTACTTTTCCTGTGTTTATTTTTCACATTCCCCATTCTGTGTTTTacttttattattattttcacagatccatgcatatttttaCTATTACTTTGAAATTTGTATTTCTTCATATATCCAAGATTGAATAATACATTAAGTTTCTTTTGATATATATGAACATTGACTCTTATGCTAATGAACAGTACTTTTATTATACATAAAAAATTCTTTTGAATATAAGAATATTTATATTTTCATACCAGGAACAATTTATGTGAATAAACAAATGTATCTTGTTTAATGGGCCATGATAAACACCGTCCATCTAAAGCTATCTTCGTGCGGCGCTGCATGGCCCATTAAACAACCTTAAATGCGTACTTTTCCTATCTGGCACCATAATATACAAAAGTAAGTGTGAATATATTTAAAATATgttgtgaactttttttcaaatgcGTACTTTGCCGATAGCAAAATCAGTACTCCCTTCGTTTCAAAATATAGCGCTTCCTCTATTCCCGTGCTtcaattttgaccataaatttaaccaacgagaccgactgcgtcgggagaaaaaattatataattgaaaacttcttttgaatacgaattcattggtataacTTTTGCTCCCTTCACAGTCGGtcttgttggttaaatttatggtcaaagttgaacctcggaagcgcgggcgcactatattttggaatggacGGAGTAGATGTTACCACGGGATATGATATTCAGTAGATTTTTATATGCGTGAACATTAATATTTTTTTCCTCTTCCTAAACCCAATAAATTTTTAAAACTTGTCAAATAGAAAATTCCATAACAATTGGCCCAACATGGGGCATTGCCTAGACCTTTAGCGATGTTACTCCTCATGTCTTGCGTCATCAGCTCCAAACAAGAGAGCGAGACACCTCAAATGCTCCCTGATGAATAGTAAAAACACAAAAAAGTGTAAAATGAATTTTTTTTAATGGCAACAAACATTGAAGATTTTTTACATGCGTgcatttttttgaagaaaaaacaTGTCCAAATATTCTGGCCCAAAAAAGAATCGATGTCAAAAATACTATTTTGGAATGCATTTTCAAGCACTGATATTTTTTGTCCAGAGCATTGCGAACTCGTTTTCTCCTCATGAAACTATGTATGTATGTAAAACATTCAACAATGTTTAATTCGGAAAATTTCAGAATTTCTattgttattcatttttctttttcatgGGTCAAAGTGCATTTATGCTCAGGAGAAGAATGGTACTTTCACAATGAGAGCTCCTATTCAACCCATTATTTTTAGAATATCCCCTCTAACACGTGCTGGGTCGACAGCCCATGTTGCGCTTCTTTTTTCAGTTCCGGTATGTTCAGCCATTTCTTTATTTCGGTCGGATTTTCAATCGACTTTTTTATTTCAACCATTTTTTTACCATTCACAAATTTTTTCAAAcatgaatttaaaaaaatgtAATATAAAATGTTCATGAGTTAGAGCATAGCTCATGATTTGATTTAAAAATATATGAGTCTTATAGAGGTGTTCATGGATTTAAGAAAAAGTTTCATGCATTTTTTaaatgataaagaaaatttaTAAAATATTCATAAAAGTTGGAAAGTATTCTTTTATTAAAAATGGAAAATATAAGAAAAAGGTCAAAATGAATGGCATTTTTTTAGGAGCCGAAATAAATGGCAGAAACTTATTTACTCACTCGCTCGTGTCGCTCCCCGGGGCACGGCTCGGGCGATAACCTAGCTGCCACCCCCGTtcctccccctccctcgctcTAGCTGTCGCCGCCGGAGGATGCCGACGGGCATAGCCCGCCCGACGGACGATGGCGGCGGGGCCCCTTCATCGCGCTTCGTGCGGCTTCAGCCCAGAATCGAGGCTTGCATCTGGTGGCGACTGCGTCTTGGCGACACAGGCAAGCTGGGGCGACGTCCTCGGGCTCAGCGGCGGCATTGTTCCTGCCTTTCCCCGGCTAGGGCGTGTGGGGCGGCGCTAAGGCCAGCCGTCGTCGATCTGGCGCCCGACGCCCGGATCTGGCGATAGAGGCGCTCCGGTGTGCTGTGATGGCGATGCTCTGGTGGTGCGGCTATGGGGGCGCGGGGAGTTCCTAGGGTCCCCTCCCTCAATCGGGGGAGTTGTGCTGGCGGCGGCAAGCTACAGCTCTTGGATGGCGGCGCAGCGGCGCCGCAATGGTGGAAGTCTTTGCTAGTGCCCGTGGATGTGTGGTGTGACAGCGAGCCATGGATCGAGGACGGCAGTGGGGCGGTGCCGCTCTGGGTGGCCCCAGTGTGTTCATTTCTGGCGCCGGGTTGTGGGCATCGGCTCGGCGACGCGAGGTGTCATCCTGCGGCTGGCTGCTATGGTTGGCGTGGTGGACGGCGGCCAGGAGCTTTGGCCCGGCGGGATTGGCTTGGCTTGGACGTGGGGACTACTTGGATGTTCGGGTGTGAGCGCGGCTGCTGTTCGTTGGCTCGTTCCGGGTAAAAACCTTGGGTTAGACCATGGTCGTGTTGGAATTATGCCCTAGAGGCTATAatatttgtattattatattttcatATTCATAATTAAAGAGTTTATATTTTATGTTTTAACTGTTATGATTTTAgaatatgcgattcagtggaaaactcatatacACGCGTGGAACGGTTAAATAAAAagattcctagtcttgcctctaggactagctcaagtgttgttggtgatcatgttttccgGATATTAAGATATCCTTGAGTGTaaacgatagtcctaaaacaacattgagattatgacgttggaagaac
The Aegilops tauschii subsp. strangulata cultivar AL8/78 chromosome 3, Aet v6.0, whole genome shotgun sequence genome window above contains:
- the LOC109745340 gene encoding aldehyde oxidase GLOX-like codes for the protein MRGIFSLTMAPLLRPGALAAALLALAVVGVAQGQQVGLLRVPNRSPPTKANMDRVVLPVDNAGGFAGLWNILSENAGVSAMHLAVMRHGKAVMFDTTTTGPSLMQLPAGNCRVDPRSDPPGGMDCSAHAVEFDYNTGAVRPLKILTDTWCSSGAFDVDGMLVQTGGYFEGVKVVRRLNPQGNADWVEFPNTLAEGRWYATQQVLPDGRFIVVGGRRSFSYEFVPAAGQLNTQFTPLPLLQQTTDDVENNLYPFVHLLPEGTVFLFANDRSIVFDPQNGQVLRELPKLNGGARNYPASGMSALLPLDLRRGERLSAEVIVCGGAPKEAFKLGEANKFPHALRDCGRINPSKPGARWAIDFMPVGRVMGDMLILPTGDLLLLNGAAQGCSGWVFAREPVLTPLLYSPRKRRGARFRALAASNIPRMYHSSSAVLPDATVLVAGGNTNSAYNFSGVDFPTEVRVERYTPPYLAPELVATRPEIDLASVPANGVKYGDKLTLRFTSRGPAVTEADMKVTMYAPPFTTHGFSQNQRLLVLQVTAFKPEGNKYKITAQTPSKPTLAPPGYYLVFVLVKGVPSKAAWVKIHP